In Nasonia vitripennis strain AsymCx chromosome 2, Nvit_psr_1.1, whole genome shotgun sequence, a genomic segment contains:
- the LOC100679780 gene encoding uncharacterized protein LOC100679780 has translation MLLLARQPQQVLAPLLLFGFLASAGSEREKSPAVGLEPHGITSTAVARTTTAGMPLQAAFHRRWTTLSEASYSTEIDESIMNFTSRYRRKVDHEACVKFEEGDPHKQEFFSPGYPDRYPKDIDCYKVLEADPGMVLRVEFRDSFELEEHDKCENDYLDVHDGKYGYSRRLGKFCRAFPFPEITSSTRYLWLHFRSDGSIQGTGFRAVWNMIPRPTVKTPEPEECILNVTNHLEYIIRTSEIADRKKLAAEQGTEIDCVWNITVPEGYKIQITFPIFTLDKPNECDINYVQVFDKQPTMLNNPKIIQTFCGSIADLVTSADREAYLRFYVTKSAINSSFEAIMTAIREKGSGKDKDKGCTDDEFDCQDACISGNLKCNGRANCRFRFDEDPDICNKVNTGLDLHAPHVIIIIVVFTSILSGLVMVGLYNFIKVLIRDGRIIKGNYRESREKSLDELGRKSNPMIEPCTEIGGSDHHQHHHRHRHSSESPSLEVLAKPKELVSSVTVIDRDYARKRRSVSRVSLEVCDIHQSNNDSNATTERLQKETRDMEVQTRESIFDTGFILKPTAHPAFTTFGFQTPVSSRKQSLEYHPDHHYHHHAHPHHHAQPFTYHHHHHHLHRQVTADGSSPSDRSPPEPSPQRCSVCQEPGPCLQHSSTPPIVPAPHGFSGHGSVLYQPQDLAFLQRLGEATSPKRMATAVAGETEMLNLSPSKYMVRQKTVGSGENYGFIYGADDNNTSEHTGSSATSSIRFGTAKPVKCPQVADSRFKTEAVIEVDQKRPFSIESTKSAPDVIATH, from the exons CGAGCGCCGGCAGCGAGAGGGAAAAGTCGCCGGCAGTCGGCCTCGAGCCTCATGGAATCACTTCGACGGCCGTCGCGAGGACGACCACCGCGGGGATGCCTCTCCAAGCGGCTTTTCATCGACGCTGGACAACTTTGTCCGAG GCATCGTACTCGACGGAAATCGACGAATCGATAATGAACTTCACAAGTCGTTATCGAAGAAAGGTCGACCACGAGGCTTGCGTTAAATTCGAGGAAGGCGACCCGCATAAGCAGGAGTTTTTCAGTCCGGGATATCCAGACCGATACCCAAAGGACATCGACTGTTACAAAGTTCTCGAAG CCGATCCGGGCATGGTGCTGAGGGTGGAGTTCCGGGACAGCTTCGAGCTCGAGGAGCACGATAAGTGCGAGAACGACTACTTGGACGTGCACGACGGGAAGTACGGCTACTCGAGGCGACTCGGCAAGTTCTGCCGGGCGTTTCCATTTCCGGAGATCACCTCGAGCACCAGGTACCTCTGGCTTCACTTTCGCAGCGACGGCAGCATACAGGGCACTGGATTTCGAGCTGTCTGGAATATGATTCCGCGGCCTACAG TCAAGACACCCGAGCCGGAAGAGTGTATCCTGAACGTAACCAATCACTTGGAGTACATCATAAGAACGTCGGAAATCGCCGATCGGAAAAAGCTCGCCGCCGAACAGGGCACCGAAATCGACTGCGTGTGGAACATCACCGTACCCGAGGGCTACAag ATTCAGATAACGTTCCCGATCTTCACACTGGACAAGCCGAACGAGTGCGATATCAATTACGTGCAAGTGTTCGATAAGCAGCCGACGATGCTGAACAATCCGAAGATCATTCAAACCTTCTGCGGGAGTATAGCCGATCTCGTGACCAGCGCGGACAGGGAAGCGTACCTTCGATTTTACGTAACCAAATCGGCGATCAATAGCAGCTTCGAGGCCATCATGACTGCCATTCGCGAGAAAGGAAGCGGTAAAGATAAAGACAAAG GTTGCACCGACGATGAATTCGACTGTCAAGACGCTTGCATCTCGGGCAATCTAAAATGCAACGGTCGTGCGAATTGCCGCTTCCGTTTCGACGAGGATCCGGACATCTGCAAT AAAGTAAACACGGGCCTGGACTTGCACGCCCCACACGTGATCATCATCATAGTGGTCTTCACGTCCATATTGTCCGGCCTGGTAATGGTCGGCCTCTACAACTTCATCAAAGTCCTCATCCGCGACGGCCGCATCATCAAG GGCAACTACCGCGAGTCTCGCGAGAAGAGTCTCGACGAGCTCGGTCGCAAGTCGAACCCCATGATAGAGCCGTGTACCGAGATCGGCGGTAGCGACCACCACCAACACCATCATCGTCACCGGCACTCGAGCGAGTCGCCGAGTCTCGAGGTACTGGCGAAACCCAAGGAGCTGGTGAGCTCCGTGACGGTAATCGACCGGGACTACGCGAGGAAGCGCAGGAGCGTCTCCAGAGTTTCGCTCGAAGTCTGCGATATTCACCAGAGTAATAACGATAGCAACGCCACGACGGAGAGGCTGCAGAAGGAGACGAGGGACATGGAGGTCCAGACCAGGGAGAGCATATTCGACACGGGCTTCATACTCAAGCCTACGGCGCATCCGGCCTTTACTACTTTTGGATTCCAGACG CCGGTGAGTTCGCGCAAGCAATCGCTCGAGTACCACCCGGACCACCACTACCACCACCACGCCCACCCGCACCACCATGCGCAACCGTTCACCTACCACCATCACCACCATCACTTGCACCGGCAGGTGACGGCGGACGGTAGCTCGCCCTCGGATCGCTCGCCGCCCGAGCCGAGTCCGCAGCGCTGCTCGGTATGCCAGGAGCCGGGGCCCTGTCTCCAGCACAGCTCGACGCCGCCGATCGTACCGGCGCCGCACGGCTTCTCGGGCCACGGATCCGTCCTCTACCAGCCCCAGGACCTCGCCTTTCTCCAGCGACTCGGCGAGGCCACCAGCCCCAAGCGTATGGCCACCGCCGTCGCCGGGGAGACCGAGATGCTCAACCTGAGCCCCTCGAAGTACATGGTGAGACAGAAGACCGTCGGCTCGGGCGAGAACTACGGCTTCATCTACGGCGCGGACGACAACAACACGAGCGAGCACACcggcagcagcgccacgagctCCATCAGGTTCGGCACGGCCAAGCCCGTCAAGTGCCCTCAGGTCGCCGACTCGAGGTTCAAGACCGAGGCCGTGATCGAGGTCGACCAGAAGCGACCGTTCAGCATAGAGAGCACCAAGAGCGCGCCCGACGTCATCGCGACGCACTGA